The Phycisphaeraceae bacterium genome has a window encoding:
- the rsmG gene encoding 16S rRNA (guanine(527)-N(7))-methyltransferase RsmG, with translation MTTPPSEFLAAARSMGLEFEPGDLERLGAYLDRLLEANTRFNLTAITDPSQAWRRHVLDSLTLLPFIVDADAASVADVGSGGGLPGLPLACVMPDVRFTLFEATGKKARFLGETAAALGLSNVEVVNQRAEAAGQDHHHFRERFDVVTARAVGPLPVLLELTVPLARVGGLVLAMKGARADEEITQSKQALHRLHAAVAGVHPTPTGVIIAIEKQRPTPRIYPRPPGEPKRHPLS, from the coding sequence ATGACGACGCCGCCAAGCGAGTTTCTCGCCGCGGCGAGATCCATGGGCCTCGAGTTCGAGCCGGGCGACCTCGAACGGCTCGGGGCATACCTGGACCGGCTGCTGGAGGCCAACACGCGATTCAACCTGACGGCGATCACCGACCCGTCGCAGGCCTGGCGCCGCCACGTTCTGGATTCGCTCACGTTGCTGCCGTTCATCGTGGACGCCGACGCCGCTTCGGTGGCGGACGTCGGCTCGGGTGGGGGGCTGCCGGGTCTGCCGCTGGCGTGCGTGATGCCCGACGTGCGTTTCACCCTGTTCGAAGCCACGGGCAAGAAGGCGCGGTTCCTCGGCGAAACGGCGGCCGCCCTCGGGCTGAGCAACGTTGAGGTCGTCAACCAGCGGGCCGAGGCCGCGGGGCAGGATCACCATCACTTCCGGGAGCGGTTCGACGTGGTCACGGCGCGTGCCGTCGGACCGCTGCCCGTGCTGCTGGAGCTGACCGTGCCGCTGGCCCGCGTGGGCGGACTGGTGCTGGCGATGAAGGGCGCCCGGGCGGACGAGGAGATCACGCAGTCGAAGCAGGCGCTCCACCGACTTCACGCGGCGGTGGCGGGGGTGCATCCGACGCCCACCGGCGTCATCATCGCCATCGAGAAGCAGCGACCCACCCCGAGGATCTATCCGAGGCCGCCCGGTGAACCGAAGCGACACCCGCTCAGTTGA
- a CDS encoding FtsW/RodA/SpoVE family cell cycle protein: MSQTAAMDRLIARAHPASPPVSARSITRGSVAVVNAALLSVMAAGALSVLGVIAISTTEPGLAMRQAVFLAAGLVAAAVVALPHYGVFRSICYLALAGVVALLVFVLLPFVPDEIVRPRNGARRWINLGVTDFQPSELAKIAFVLALANYLRFRENHRRLFGLFVPFALTMIPMGLILIEPDLGTALLFLPTLFAMLIAAGARKRHIALIIVLGLSCAPAMYPFLQPHQKDRIKAMIAQATGDTRHRDDIGFQADRAMTLVAAGQWSGVGRDTARDLIRYNALPEEHNDMIFAVITLRWGLIGAVFTVGLYLVYITGGLVTAALCREPFGRLIAVGCVSIIFAQMSINIGMTIGLLPITGMTLPFVSYGGSSLLALWLSTGLLYNIAMRRPRMLEREPFDFDDDPREVGA; the protein is encoded by the coding sequence GTGAGCCAGACGGCCGCCATGGACCGGCTGATCGCCCGGGCGCATCCGGCGTCGCCGCCCGTTTCGGCGCGGTCGATCACGCGAGGGTCGGTTGCGGTCGTCAACGCGGCGCTGCTGAGCGTCATGGCGGCTGGGGCGCTCTCGGTGCTGGGCGTCATCGCCATTTCCACCACTGAGCCGGGGCTGGCGATGCGGCAGGCGGTGTTCCTGGCGGCGGGCCTGGTGGCGGCGGCGGTGGTCGCCCTGCCTCACTACGGCGTCTTTCGATCCATCTGTTACCTCGCCTTGGCGGGCGTGGTGGCGCTGCTGGTCTTCGTACTCCTGCCCTTCGTGCCGGACGAGATCGTTCGCCCTCGCAACGGAGCGCGGCGGTGGATCAACCTGGGCGTCACGGACTTTCAGCCATCCGAACTGGCCAAGATCGCCTTCGTGCTGGCGCTGGCCAACTACCTGCGCTTCCGCGAGAACCATCGTCGCCTGTTCGGCCTGTTTGTCCCGTTCGCCCTGACCATGATTCCCATGGGGCTCATTCTCATCGAGCCCGATCTGGGGACCGCGCTGCTGTTTCTGCCCACGCTGTTCGCCATGCTGATCGCCGCCGGAGCCAGGAAGCGGCACATCGCGCTCATCATTGTGCTGGGTTTGTCGTGCGCGCCGGCCATGTATCCCTTTCTGCAGCCGCATCAGAAGGATCGCATCAAGGCCATGATCGCTCAGGCCACGGGCGACACCCGACACCGGGACGACATCGGTTTTCAGGCCGATCGCGCCATGACGCTGGTGGCCGCGGGCCAGTGGTCGGGCGTGGGGCGCGATACCGCCCGCGACCTGATCCGCTACAACGCCCTGCCGGAAGAGCACAACGACATGATCTTCGCGGTCATCACCCTGCGCTGGGGGTTGATCGGCGCCGTTTTCACGGTTGGACTGTACCTGGTGTACATCACGGGCGGGCTGGTGACCGCCGCGCTGTGCCGCGAGCCCTTCGGGCGGCTGATCGCGGTGGGATGCGTCTCGATCATCTTCGCGCAGATGTCGATCAACATCGGCATGACCATCGGCCTGCTGCCGATCACCGGCATGACGCTGCCGTTCGTCAGTTACGGCGGGTCGAGTCTGCTGGCCCTGTGGCTGAGCACCGGCCTGCTGTACAACATCGCCATGCGGCGCCCCCGCATGCTGGAACGTGAACCGTTCGACTTCGACGACGACCCGCGCGAGGTCGGGGCATGA
- the ychF gene encoding redox-regulated ATPase YchF produces the protein MEVGIVGLQGVGKTTLFQSLTGLAAGAGATGKGGPGSPNVGIAKVPDPRLRTIASFIPTKQITPAAIRVVDIPGFATGGEASAFARQVLAHIREVDALCHVVRCFPDLAGAAPRPAKDIDDLETEMVFADLSVVETARDKASRSAKSGDREAKQRLAALDRAHPVLSEGKPIRSIVDLTTEEKAALRGYGMITLKPVLYVANIDEKDLGGASPHVKVVEDIANQGGGEVVALCAKLEAEIAELPEADRGEMLTSLGLSEPALAVMARALYRLLGLTSFYTAGEKEVRAWPIPFDARAPQAAGVIHSDIERGFIRAECYHVDDLVKHGSEKAIRDAGKLRSEGKNYVMQDGDVVHFLFNV, from the coding sequence ATGGAAGTCGGCATTGTCGGTCTGCAGGGCGTCGGCAAGACGACGCTGTTCCAGTCGTTGACGGGCCTGGCGGCGGGGGCCGGGGCGACGGGCAAGGGCGGTCCCGGCTCGCCCAACGTGGGTATCGCCAAGGTGCCTGACCCGCGGCTGCGGACCATCGCGTCCTTCATCCCGACGAAGCAGATCACGCCCGCCGCGATTCGCGTCGTGGATATTCCCGGCTTCGCCACCGGAGGCGAAGCCAGCGCGTTCGCGCGGCAGGTGCTGGCGCACATCCGCGAGGTGGACGCCCTGTGCCACGTGGTTCGCTGCTTTCCCGACCTGGCCGGCGCCGCGCCCCGGCCTGCGAAGGACATCGACGATCTCGAGACGGAGATGGTCTTCGCCGACCTGTCCGTCGTGGAAACGGCCCGGGACAAGGCGTCGCGGAGCGCCAAGTCAGGCGACCGCGAAGCCAAGCAACGCCTGGCTGCGCTGGATCGGGCGCATCCTGTGCTCAGCGAAGGGAAGCCCATTCGATCCATCGTCGATCTGACCACGGAGGAGAAGGCGGCCCTGCGCGGCTACGGCATGATTACCCTCAAGCCCGTGCTCTACGTCGCCAACATTGACGAAAAGGATCTGGGCGGCGCCTCGCCGCACGTCAAAGTCGTCGAAGACATCGCGAATCAAGGAGGCGGCGAGGTCGTCGCCCTGTGCGCCAAGCTCGAAGCCGAGATCGCCGAGCTGCCCGAGGCCGACCGGGGCGAGATGCTCACCTCGCTCGGTCTGAGCGAACCGGCGCTGGCGGTGATGGCCCGCGCCCTGTATCGCCTGCTCGGGCTGACCTCGTTCTACACCGCGGGGGAGAAGGAAGTCCGGGCCTGGCCCATTCCCTTCGACGCCAGGGCTCCGCAGGCGGCGGGAGTCATTCACTCCGACATCGAGCGCGGGTTCATCCGCGCCGAGTGCTACCACGTGGATGACCTGGTGAAGCACGGAAGCGAGAAGGCCATCCGCGACGCCGGCAAACTGCGCAGCGAGGGCAAGAACTACGTCATGCAGGACGGGGATGTCGTCCACTTCCTGTTCAATGTATGA
- a CDS encoding phosphatidylserine decarboxylase family protein, with translation MPLTPYGLREWLTITIVCALAGAAGWLLLDWWAIVPVLVVWLALMSFFRDPIRRIRTDLAPGVMLSPADGAISAVERVDHHEATDGPAVIVRIFLSVLNVHVNRSPHDAEVVATHYRPGEFLNAQTEESARVNESNLITLRLHWPSGASEPFGVRQVSGMIARRIVCPLKPGDRLARGQKFGMIKFGSTTELILPRPDDVIVDVRKGDKVRGGLTVLATLAAPSSHA, from the coding sequence ATGCCTCTCACCCCCTACGGTCTCCGCGAATGGCTCACCATCACCATCGTCTGCGCCCTGGCCGGCGCGGCGGGGTGGTTGCTGCTGGACTGGTGGGCGATCGTTCCCGTCCTGGTGGTCTGGCTGGCCCTGATGTCGTTCTTCCGCGACCCGATCCGCCGCATCCGCACCGACCTGGCGCCGGGGGTGATGCTCAGCCCCGCCGACGGCGCGATCTCCGCCGTGGAGCGGGTCGATCACCACGAGGCGACCGACGGCCCGGCGGTGATCGTTCGCATCTTCCTCAGCGTCCTCAATGTTCACGTCAACCGCTCGCCCCACGACGCCGAGGTGGTGGCGACGCACTACCGCCCTGGCGAGTTCCTCAACGCCCAGACCGAGGAATCGGCCCGCGTGAACGAATCCAACCTCATCACCCTGCGGCTCCACTGGCCAAGCGGCGCCAGCGAACCCTTCGGCGTCAGGCAGGTGTCAGGCATGATCGCCCGCCGCATCGTCTGCCCGCTCAAGCCCGGCGACCGCCTCGCGCGCGGGCAGAAGTTCGGCATGATCAAGTTCGGCTCGACGACGGAACTGATCCTGCCGCGACCCGATGACGTGATCGTGGACGTGCGCAAGGGCGACAAGGTCCGGGGCGGGTTGACGGTGCTGGCCACGCTGGCGGCGCCATCCTCGCACGCTTGA
- a CDS encoding aminopeptidase, with protein MTDPRCTKLAELLINYSCRMKKGEHVLIEAFDCPESIVIELVRAARRAKAHPHVAIRNGRVMRALVEDAGEDNLTAWADYDLRRMTLMQAYIGLRGSANVSEMAGVPDRQMKAWGRLYQKPVHFEQRVNRTRWCVLRWPTPSMAQLAQMSTEQFETFYFDVCTMDYRKMDAAARKLSTRLRKTDKVHLKGPGDTDLTFSIKGIPNVPCTGSHNIPDGEVFTAPVRDSVNGVIHFNTPTIYNGISFENVRLEFRNGKIVKADASLNGDKLDAIFDTDEGARYVGEFAIGFHPHIMHPMKDILFDEKIAGSIHFTPGRCYEDASNGNQSEIHWDLVLIQRPEYGGGTMAFDGKVVRKDGLFVTDDLKGLNPAALKA; from the coding sequence ATGACCGACCCCCGCTGCACGAAACTAGCCGAACTGCTCATCAACTACTCCTGCCGCATGAAGAAGGGGGAGCACGTGCTGATCGAGGCGTTCGACTGTCCCGAGTCGATCGTGATCGAACTGGTGCGGGCGGCTCGGCGGGCCAAGGCCCATCCCCACGTGGCCATCCGCAACGGGCGGGTGATGCGGGCGCTGGTCGAGGACGCGGGAGAGGACAACCTCACCGCCTGGGCCGACTACGACCTGCGACGGATGACGCTCATGCAGGCCTACATCGGCCTTCGCGGCAGCGCCAACGTCAGTGAAATGGCCGGCGTGCCTGACAGGCAGATGAAGGCGTGGGGGCGGTTGTACCAGAAGCCGGTTCATTTCGAGCAGCGCGTCAACAGGACGCGCTGGTGCGTGCTGCGCTGGCCCACGCCTTCCATGGCTCAACTGGCGCAGATGTCCACCGAGCAGTTCGAGACGTTCTACTTCGACGTCTGCACCATGGACTACAGGAAGATGGACGCGGCGGCCAGGAAACTCTCCACGCGCCTCCGCAAGACCGACAAGGTCCATCTCAAGGGGCCGGGCGACACGGACCTGACCTTCTCGATCAAGGGCATTCCCAACGTGCCCTGCACGGGCAGCCACAACATTCCGGACGGCGAGGTCTTCACCGCCCCGGTGCGCGACAGCGTCAACGGCGTCATCCACTTCAACACGCCGACCATCTACAACGGCATCTCGTTCGAAAACGTGCGGCTGGAGTTCCGCAACGGAAAGATCGTGAAAGCCGACGCCTCGCTCAACGGCGACAAGCTCGACGCCATCTTCGACACCGATGAGGGCGCGCGCTACGTGGGCGAGTTCGCCATCGGCTTCCACCCCCACATCATGCACCCGATGAAGGACATCCTCTTCGACGAGAAGATCGCCGGGTCGATCCACTTCACCCCCGGAAGGTGCTACGAGGACGCCAGCAACGGCAACCAGAGCGAGATTCACTGGGATCTCGTGCTCATCCAGCGCCCGGAGTACGGCGGGGGCACGATGGCCTTCGACGGCAAGGTGGTGCGCAAGGATGGATTGTTCGTCACCGACGACTTGAAGGGACTGAACCCCGCTGCGCTCAAGGCGTAA
- the fahA gene encoding fumarylacetoacetase has product MSNASPLTSDPSRRSWVDAANDPACDFPLQNLPLGVFSRSGDDEPPRLGAAIGDRILDLNACEESGLLSALPAETRCALHAEALNDLMGQGRAACRALREELFALLSAEAGSPLEADGDLQRRLLVPMADATMHRPARIGDYTDFYASIHHATNVGSMFRPDNPLLPNYKHLPVGYHGRASSIVVSGTPIRRPMGQIQPDETKPPIFGPCRLLDYEMEMGVFVGPGNELGSRIAMPDAAAHLFGMVIVNDWSARDVQKWEYQPLGPFNAKNFATTISPWVVTMDALEPYRVPGPSRAADDPPVLDYLRPTEDMGFDITVEVWLRGAGVGDPVLVSRGAFRDMYWTIAQMLVHHTSTGCNLMPGDLLASGTISGSAEVSRGCLLERTWRGTKPIRLADGTERRFLQDGDEVIMRAYCLRDGAARIGFGECRGIITPATP; this is encoded by the coding sequence ATGTCCAACGCTTCACCTCTCACATCCGATCCCTCGCGCCGATCATGGGTTGACGCCGCCAACGACCCGGCGTGCGATTTTCCGCTTCAGAACCTGCCCCTGGGCGTCTTCTCGCGTTCCGGCGATGACGAGCCGCCTCGCCTTGGCGCGGCCATTGGCGACCGCATTCTCGATCTGAACGCCTGCGAGGAATCGGGCCTCCTTTCAGCCCTGCCCGCTGAAACCCGCTGTGCCCTGCATGCCGAGGCGCTCAACGACCTGATGGGCCAGGGACGCGCGGCCTGCCGCGCCCTGCGAGAGGAGCTGTTCGCCCTGCTGAGCGCCGAGGCGGGGTCGCCCCTCGAAGCCGACGGCGACCTGCAACGCCGCCTGCTCGTGCCCATGGCGGACGCCACGATGCATCGACCAGCCCGCATCGGCGATTACACCGACTTCTACGCCTCGATCCACCACGCCACCAACGTCGGCTCGATGTTCCGACCCGACAATCCGCTCCTGCCCAATTACAAGCACCTGCCGGTGGGCTACCACGGGCGCGCCAGTTCGATCGTCGTCTCCGGAACGCCGATCCGGCGACCGATGGGCCAGATTCAGCCGGATGAGACGAAGCCGCCCATCTTCGGTCCATGCCGCCTGCTCGATTACGAGATGGAGATGGGCGTCTTTGTCGGTCCGGGCAACGAACTGGGGTCGCGCATCGCCATGCCCGACGCGGCGGCGCACCTGTTCGGCATGGTCATCGTCAACGACTGGTCGGCCCGCGATGTGCAGAAGTGGGAGTACCAGCCGCTCGGTCCGTTCAACGCCAAGAACTTCGCCACCACGATCAGTCCATGGGTGGTGACGATGGACGCGCTGGAGCCGTACCGTGTGCCGGGCCCCAGCCGCGCCGCCGACGATCCGCCGGTGCTGGACTACCTGCGACCGACCGAGGACATGGGATTTGACATCACCGTGGAAGTGTGGCTGAGGGGCGCGGGGGTCGGCGATCCGGTGCTGGTGTCCCGCGGAGCGTTCCGCGACATGTACTGGACCATCGCCCAGATGCTCGTGCATCACACCTCCACCGGATGCAACCTCATGCCGGGCGACCTGCTGGCGTCCGGCACCATCTCCGGTTCCGCCGAGGTCAGCCGCGGCTGCCTGTTGGAGCGCACCTGGCGCGGGACGAAGCCCATCCGGCTGGCCGACGGAACCGAGCGCCGGTTCCTGCAGGACGGCGACGAGGTCATCATGCGGGCGTACTGCCTGCGCGACGGTGCGGCGCGGATCGGCTTCGGCGAGTGCCGAGGGATCATCACCCCCGCGACGCCCTGA
- the pdxH gene encoding pyridoxamine 5'-phosphate oxidase has translation MSIASIRTDYHGAPLDETEAARDPFEQFRAWIEAALMSKTPEPTAMVVATADEQGRPSARVMLLKGFDERGFTFFTNYESRKGAHLAVNPHAAMTFFWPELHRQVRIEGSVERVAREESIEYFSSRPRDSQLGAWASHQSAAIPGRHTLAARMEVMSKRFPEGTPVPTPEHWGGYRLSPTMIEFWQGRPSRLHDRLRYTRLADGSWRIDRLAP, from the coding sequence ATGTCCATCGCATCCATCCGCACCGATTACCACGGCGCCCCGCTCGATGAAACCGAGGCGGCTCGCGATCCCTTCGAGCAGTTTCGCGCCTGGATCGAGGCGGCCCTGATGTCGAAGACCCCGGAGCCGACGGCCATGGTCGTCGCCACCGCCGACGAGCAGGGACGTCCTTCGGCGCGGGTCATGCTGCTCAAAGGGTTCGATGAACGTGGGTTTACGTTCTTCACGAACTACGAAAGCCGTAAGGGGGCGCATCTGGCGGTCAACCCCCACGCGGCGATGACGTTCTTCTGGCCGGAGCTGCATCGACAGGTGCGGATCGAGGGGAGCGTGGAGCGCGTGGCGCGCGAGGAGTCGATCGAGTACTTCTCCTCAAGGCCGCGCGACAGTCAACTGGGCGCATGGGCGTCGCACCAGAGCGCGGCCATCCCCGGCAGGCACACGCTCGCTGCGCGCATGGAGGTGATGTCCAAGCGCTTTCCGGAAGGAACGCCAGTCCCAACGCCGGAGCACTGGGGTGGGTACCGGCTCAGCCCGACCATGATCGAGTTCTGGCAGGGCAGGCCAAGCCGCCTTCATGACCGGCTTCGGTACACGCGGCTTGCGGATGGGTCGTGGAGGATCGATCGACTCGCCCCGTAA
- a CDS encoding class II fumarate hydratase: protein MPRRNASTSTRIERDSMGEMTVPAHVLYGATTQRAVLNFPVSGRPVPPPVIHAFALLKKACAEANGQLRKLDRKRLSLITRACDEIMEGLAAPKNDSASADRQATVDSRWSADDMMAHFPIDIYQTGSGTSTNMNVNEVISNLACGYVGKPIGARDPVHPNDHVNMGQSSNDTFPTAMQVAAAVAIRTSLIPALRGLAKSLHRKARAWDRIVKIGRTHLMDATPLRLGQEFSGFAAQADYAVLRAERAMMRLAENLPIGGTAVGTGINTHPRFGRLVAARLARATGVPFREAANHFEAQATRDCVVEASGELRTIAVSLSKIANDIRLLGSGPRCGLFELALPATQPGSSIMPGKVNPVICESVMQVCCAVIGNDAAITAAGLGGVGSLLQLNVAMPVMAAALTDSITLLSRASEMFVSRCLNDLQVNKAIATGMVEKSLMMCTSLAPEIGYDAAAKVAKEAFASGQTVREYVLQHRLIEPKRLDQLLDPWSMTEPSAKGGAKVEGG, encoded by the coding sequence ATGCCCAGACGAAACGCATCCACCAGCACCCGAATCGAGCGCGACTCGATGGGTGAGATGACCGTTCCCGCCCACGTGCTCTACGGCGCCACCACGCAGCGCGCGGTGCTGAACTTTCCGGTGTCGGGACGCCCCGTCCCACCGCCCGTGATCCACGCCTTCGCCCTGCTCAAGAAGGCCTGCGCCGAGGCCAATGGACAGCTGAGGAAACTCGACCGCAAACGCCTCTCGCTCATCACCCGCGCATGCGACGAGATCATGGAAGGGCTGGCGGCGCCGAAGAACGATTCGGCATCTGCGGACCGACAGGCGACAGTCGACAGCCGATGGTCCGCCGACGACATGATGGCCCACTTCCCCATCGACATCTACCAGACCGGCTCGGGCACCTCGACCAACATGAACGTGAACGAGGTGATCTCGAACCTGGCGTGCGGCTACGTGGGCAAGCCGATTGGAGCGCGCGATCCGGTGCATCCCAACGATCACGTGAACATGGGGCAGTCGAGCAACGACACATTTCCCACCGCCATGCAGGTGGCGGCGGCGGTGGCGATCAGGACCTCGCTCATTCCCGCGCTCAGGGGACTGGCGAAGTCGCTGCACCGGAAAGCGCGGGCGTGGGACCGAATCGTCAAGATCGGGCGTACCCACCTGATGGACGCCACCCCGCTTCGGCTGGGGCAGGAGTTCTCCGGCTTCGCCGCCCAGGCCGACTACGCCGTGCTTCGAGCCGAGCGGGCCATGATGCGGCTGGCCGAGAACCTGCCCATCGGCGGTACGGCGGTGGGTACGGGCATCAACACGCATCCGCGGTTCGGCAGACTGGTGGCGGCGCGGCTCGCCAGGGCCACGGGCGTGCCTTTCCGCGAGGCGGCCAATCATTTCGAGGCCCAGGCCACGCGCGACTGCGTGGTCGAGGCCTCGGGCGAACTCAGGACCATTGCCGTCTCGCTCTCCAAGATCGCCAATGACATCCGTCTGCTGGGCTCCGGCCCCCGGTGCGGCTTGTTCGAACTGGCCTTGCCCGCCACGCAGCCGGGGTCGTCCATCATGCCCGGCAAGGTGAACCCGGTGATCTGCGAGTCGGTGATGCAGGTCTGTTGCGCGGTGATCGGAAACGACGCAGCCATCACCGCGGCGGGGCTGGGCGGCGTGGGCTCGCTGCTGCAACTGAACGTGGCCATGCCGGTGATGGCGGCGGCCCTGACGGACTCGATCACGCTGCTGTCCCGCGCGTCGGAAATGTTCGTGTCGCGCTGCCTCAACGATCTGCAGGTCAACAAGGCCATCGCCACCGGCATGGTGGAGAAGTCCCTGATGATGTGTACGTCGCTGGCGCCGGAGATCGGCTACGACGCCGCCGCCAAGGTGGCCAAGGAGGCCTTCGCGTCCGGTCAGACCGTGCGCGAGTATGTGCTGCAGCATCGACTGATTGAGCCGAAGCGGCTGGACCAGCTGCTTGACCCGTGGTCGATGACGGAGCCGAGCGCCAAGGGAGGGGCGAAGGTGGAGGGGGGGTGA
- a CDS encoding NAD-dependent deacylase: protein MERAIEILSASRRVVTFSGAGLSAESGVPTFRDASSRGLWSRYDPMKLASPEGFAADPETVIAWYNWRRTVLAGVEPNAAHRALAARTDMLHVTQNVDDLLERAGAPADNVVHLHGSMTIDRCHRTCGFVERVELASPPPRRLCPTCTAPMRPGVVWFGESLPPEAWTRAAEASGSCDAMIVIGTSAAVYPAAGLIGVARQAGASVIVINAERTDASRLADVEIIGMAGEIVPRLVSPR, encoded by the coding sequence ATCGAGCGCGCCATCGAGATTCTGTCCGCCTCGCGGCGCGTGGTGACCTTCTCCGGTGCGGGGTTGAGCGCGGAATCAGGCGTTCCCACCTTTCGTGACGCGAGCAGCAGGGGATTGTGGTCGCGGTACGACCCGATGAAGCTGGCTTCGCCCGAAGGGTTCGCCGCCGACCCGGAGACAGTCATCGCCTGGTACAACTGGCGCCGCACGGTGCTGGCGGGGGTTGAGCCCAACGCGGCTCACCGGGCGCTGGCGGCGCGGACTGACATGCTGCACGTCACGCAGAACGTGGATGATCTGCTGGAGCGGGCCGGCGCCCCCGCCGACAACGTCGTGCATCTCCACGGGTCGATGACGATCGACCGCTGCCATCGTACGTGCGGTTTTGTCGAGCGGGTGGAGCTGGCCAGCCCGCCGCCCCGGCGCCTCTGCCCGACGTGCACCGCCCCCATGCGCCCCGGGGTGGTGTGGTTCGGCGAATCGCTCCCGCCCGAGGCGTGGACCCGCGCCGCCGAGGCCAGCGGCTCATGCGACGCCATGATCGTCATCGGCACCAGCGCGGCGGTGTACCCCGCCGCCGGGCTGATCGGAGTCGCCAGGCAGGCGGGCGCGTCGGTCATCGTCATCAACGCGGAACGAACCGACGCCAGCCGTCTCGCGGACGTGGAGATCATCGGCATGGCGGGCGAGATCGTGCCGCGTCTGGTGTCGCCGCGATAG
- a CDS encoding tetratricopeptide repeat protein: protein MNDWSDAEHHVDRALELFERGRWSEAEAELRKAIALNPHQPEWHYNLGLTLEAAGRDAEAYGAFTRATELLPDEVPPLLSAGMTAARLGRLEEAITWFDRVLRVDPRCEPAYATQIECLTRLGRHDQAETAFYLSQQMIEESGPCFAAIAESLIQRGSFERAEWCLKEALRVAPNLPRVRANLGRVYAATDRQHRALQMYLRELRDDPGNIDALLDYGDLLFESGRYPEAAEKYRRVLELQPAHAEAHLRLGEIALATNRLDQAHVEFELVLKLDPGCPGVRLLLAETLLKRRHVSEARACLTHELDLYRASGRLEEALASLGDSPRFDAPRLGKLLLDAGMDREAVEVLERTLREDGETIQSLRRLSLARFRLGELRAGAGAARRVLRLEPTCVEAMYNLTLVALLRGRLRVAATRLRRGLALHPHDEGLRRLRVRWLVACAEHGWTEAMRWLRRRLNRAG, encoded by the coding sequence ATGAACGACTGGTCAGATGCGGAACACCATGTCGATCGGGCGCTCGAGCTCTTCGAGCGGGGCCGCTGGTCCGAGGCCGAGGCGGAGCTGCGCAAGGCGATTGCGCTCAATCCGCATCAGCCGGAGTGGCACTACAACCTGGGACTGACGCTTGAGGCCGCCGGGCGAGATGCCGAGGCGTACGGCGCGTTCACCCGGGCCACGGAACTGCTCCCCGATGAAGTGCCCCCCCTGCTCTCGGCGGGCATGACGGCGGCCCGGCTGGGCCGGCTTGAGGAAGCCATCACCTGGTTCGACCGCGTGCTTCGCGTCGATCCACGGTGCGAACCCGCCTACGCCACCCAGATCGAGTGCCTCACCCGCCTGGGTCGGCATGACCAGGCGGAGACTGCGTTCTACCTCTCCCAGCAGATGATCGAGGAGAGCGGTCCGTGCTTCGCCGCCATCGCTGAATCGCTGATTCAGCGCGGCTCGTTCGAGCGGGCGGAGTGGTGCCTGAAGGAGGCGCTGCGTGTTGCGCCCAACCTGCCGCGCGTTCGGGCCAACCTTGGTCGGGTCTACGCCGCCACCGATCGCCAGCACCGCGCCCTGCAGATGTATCTGCGCGAGTTGCGGGATGATCCCGGCAACATCGACGCGCTGCTTGATTACGGCGACCTGCTCTTCGAATCCGGACGCTACCCCGAGGCCGCCGAGAAGTACCGCCGCGTGCTGGAGCTTCAACCCGCGCACGCCGAAGCGCATCTGCGGCTGGGCGAGATCGCGCTGGCCACCAACCGTCTCGATCAGGCCCACGTCGAGTTCGAGCTGGTCCTGAAGCTGGACCCCGGCTGCCCCGGGGTGCGGCTGCTGCTGGCCGAAACGCTGCTCAAGCGGCGCCACGTCAGCGAGGCCCGCGCCTGCCTCACGCACGAACTCGACCTGTACCGAGCCAGCGGTCGGCTGGAAGAGGCCCTCGCCAGTCTTGGCGACTCTCCACGCTTCGACGCTCCACGTCTGGGCAAGCTGCTGCTCGATGCGGGAATGGATCGCGAGGCCGTCGAGGTGCTTGAGCGAACCCTCCGGGAGGATGGAGAAACGATCCAGTCACTCCGCCGCCTGTCGCTGGCGCGGTTCCGGCTCGGTGAACTCCGCGCCGGCGCCGGCGCGGCTCGGCGGGTGCTGCGTCTTGAACCCACGTGCGTCGAGGCGATGTACAACCTGACGCTGGTGGCGCTCCTGCGCGGGCGGCTCCGAGTCGCCGCGACCCGTCTCCGCCGCGGGCTGGCTCTTCACCCGCACGACGAGGGCCTTCGACGGCTGCGCGTTCGCTGGCTCGTCGCCTGCGCGGAGCACGGCTGGACGGAGGCCATGCGATGGCTCCGACGTCGCCTCAATCGCGCCGGGTGA